The following coding sequences are from one Panicum hallii strain FIL2 chromosome 5, PHallii_v3.1, whole genome shotgun sequence window:
- the LOC112891751 gene encoding uncharacterized protein LOC112891751, whose translation MAAATANAVNTVTGYLKSIEPLNGTNYPRWYKYVNVAIAVCEYDLALRRDKPAELADSNGDRTAIEKWERSDRMANMIIKNTITPAICGAISDKDQNGNDLSAKAYLAKVEENFKSSYKTYASTLIMKMLTSRYDGHSGIREHIMSMCHMANKLKTLDMAISDGFLVHFIMTSLPVQYSPFKISYNTQKTTWSMAELISYCVEEEERQKAERMKDAVNMVSERFGRVSMSNTPKHQVKFGSSRQHKKNFNGHKSKAVSRKKTSNERLCKFCKSPKYEQKECHGFKKWLKNKGIQFDPNYKKGGAKPKSG comes from the exons atggctgctgctactgctaacGCTG TGAACACTGTGACGGGCTACCTGAAATCCATTGAGCCCCTGAATGGCACCAACTATCCAAGGTGGTATAAATATGTTAATGTTGCCATTGCTGTGTGCGAGTATGATCTCGCCTTACGTCGAGACAAGCCAGCAGAGCTCGCTGATTCCAATGGTGATCGTACTGCCATTGAAAAGTGGGAGAGATCAGACAGGATGGCCAACATGATCATTAAGAACACAATCACTCCGGCCATCTGTGGTGCTATTTCTGATAAGGATCAGAATGGTAATGATCTGAGCGCCAAGGCATACCttgccaaggtggaggagaacTTTAAAAGTTCTTACAAGACTTATGCTAGCACCCTGATCATGAAAATGCTGACTTCACGGTATGATGGGCACAGTGGAATCAGGGAGCACATTATGAGCATGTGTCACATGGCAAATAAGCTGAAGACACTGGATATGGCTATCTCTGATGGTTTTCTGGTGCACTTCATCATGACTTCTCTGCCAGTACAGTACAGTCCCTTCAAAATAAGCTACAACACTCAGAAGACGACTTGGAGCATGGCTGAGCTCATTAGCTACTGtgttgaggaagaagaaaggcagaaagCTGAAAGGATGAAGGATGCTGTCAACATGGTCAGCGAGCGCTTTGGGCGTGTTAGCATGAGCAACACTCCTAAGCATCAGGTTAAGTTTGGCAGCAGCAGGCAGCATAAGAAAAATTTTAACGGCCATAAGAGCAAGGCCGTGTCACGTAAGAAGACCTCTAATGAGAGGCTGTGCAAGTTCTGCAAGTCACCTAAATATGAGCAGAAGGAATGCCATGGATTTAAGAAGTGGCTTAAGAACAAAG GTATTCAGTTCGATCCGAACTATAAGAAAGGGGGAGCAAAGCCTAAGAGTGGCTGA
- the LOC112894152 gene encoding TBC1 domain family member 8B-like — protein MKAKALPFIAFEHKRDAYGFAVRPQHLQRYREYANIYKEEEEERSERWKNFLDRQAEDGESSGEDVKVAPSNEDDGPPGKNAEDARPDEKTLRQQRPHKIQIWSEIRPSLGHIGEMMNSRVKKKQFSSVKEGYTGDELHPDNPEESKPSEDSDDEFYDVEKVDPSQEVPAADIANADSGTNRGADQEDYYPWKEELECLVRDGLPMALRGELWQAFIGIGARRVKGYYEGLLAADDEKEDSKCSDSPTREGGNGKPKASQPFSSEKWKGQIEKDLPRTFPGHPALDEDGRNALRRLLTAYARHNPSVGYCQAMNFFAGLLLLLMPEENAFWALTGIMDDYFDGYFSEEMIESQVDQLVLEELVRERFPKLVNHLDYLGVQVAWVTGPWFLSIFMNMLPWESVLRVWDVLLFEGNRVMLFRTALALMELYGPALVTTKDAGDAVTLLQSLAGSTFDSSQLVLTACMGYQAIGEARLQELRNKHRPSVISSMEQRARGLRVWRDTNSLASKLYNFKRETEPLVSLSEEQSNDSTDGDRNQETSSGNMNDMYRGLTINSEIDSLPDPKDQVVWLKGELCQLLEERRSAVLRADELETALMEMVKQDNRRELSAKVEQLEQELSELRQALSDKQEQEQAMLQILMRVEQEQKVTEDARICAEQDAASQKYAAHVLQEKYEEAMASLAQMENRAVMAETMLEATLQYQSGQQKAQLPSPSPSPRTPTRDGSPGQANQDSSQEFQPRRISLLAPFSHGWRDKNKGKQNGTDESTNGKLNNNTGRVETPKKYDERQGDSPKEDEERIETPKRESEPRLEVPKMDGDIPSVERSTKDMDGQEDQLEEIKLD, from the exons ATGAAGGCCAAGGCCCTCCCCTTCATCGCCTTCGAGCACAAGCG GGACGCTTATGGTTTTGCTGTGCGGCCACAGCACCTGCAGCGGTACAGAGAGTATGCAAATATCTACAAG gaggaggaagaggagaggtCCGAGAGATGGAAGAATTTTCTGGATCGGCAGGCTGAGGATGGAGAATCATCTGGAGAGGACGTCAAGGTTGCACCTTCCAACGAGGATGATGGACCTCCTGGCAAGAATGCTGAGGATGCCAGGCCAGATGAGAAAACATTGAGGCAGCAAAGACCACATAAGATCCAGATATGGTCTGAAATCAGGCCCTCTTTGGGCCACATCGGGGAGATGATGAACTCACGTGTCAAGAAAAAGCAATTTTCTTCTGTTAAAGAGGGGTACACGGGGGATGAACTGCACCCTGATAATCCTGAAGAGAGCAAACCATCGGAGGATTCTGATGATGAGTTTTATGACGTAGAGAAGGTTGATCCTAGCCAAGAAGTGCCTGCAGCTGACATTGCCAATGCTGACTCAGGTACAAATAGAGGTGCAGACCAAGAAGATTATTATCCTTGGAAGGAAGAATTAGAATGTTTGGTCCGGGATGGGCTTCCAATGGCTCTGAGAGGAGAG CTGTGGCAAGCTTTTATTGGTATTGGAGCTCGTCGGGTGAAAGGGTACTATGAGGGTCTCCTTGCAGCGGATGATGAAAAAGAAGACAGCAAATGTTCCGATTCTCCAACTAGGGAGGGTGGTAATGGAAAACCAAAAGCATCTCAACCATTTTCTTCTGAAAAGTGGAAAGGGCAAATAGAGAAG GATTTGCCTAGAACATTTCCAGGGCATCCCGCACTAGATGAGGATGGTAGAAATGCATTAAGACGCTTGCTCACAGCTTATGCTAGACACAATCCATCAGTTGGTTACTGCCAG GCAATGAACTTCTTTGCGGGTTTGTTACTTCTACTGATGCCAGAGGAGAATGCATTTTG GGCATTGACAGGCATTATGGATGACTATTTTGATGGTTACTTCTCTGAAGAAATGATCGAATCTCAG GTGGATCAGCTTGTTTTAGAGGAGTTAGTCCGAGAGAGATTCCCAAAACTAG TAAATCATCTTGATTACCTTGGTGTACAAGTTGCATGGGTTACTGGACCATGGTTCCTATCTATTTTCATGAACATGCTTCCCTGGGAAAGTG TTCTTCGTGTTTGGGATGTGCTTCTCTTTGAGGGAAACCGTGTGATGCTCTTCCGGACAGCCCTTGCACTGATGGAGTTGTATG GTCCTGCACTTGTGACAACAAAAGATGCTGGGGATGCTGTAACCCTTTTGCAATCTTTAGCTGGCTCTACTTTTGATAGTAGCCAGCTTGTTTTAACAGCTTGCATGGGATATCAAGCTATAGGTGAAGCCAGGCTGCAAGAACTGAGGAATAAACACCGGCCATCTGTTATCTCTTCAATGGAACAGAGAGCAAGAGGCCTTCGTGTCTGGAGGGACACCAACAGTCTTGCATCTAAACTATATAATTTCAAACGTGAAACTGAACCCTTGGTGTCATTATCAGAAGAACAGTCAAATGACTCAACAGATGGCGATAGGAACCAAGAAACCAGTTCTGGTAATATGAATGATATGTATCGTGGTCTCACTATCAACTCTGAGATTGATTCTTTGCCTGATCCTAAAGACCAG GTGGTCTGGCTGAAGGGAGAATTGTGCCAATTGCTAGAGGAGAGAAGATCAGCTGTTCTGAG GGCTGATGAATTAGAGACAGCACTGATGGAAATGGTTAAGCAAGATAACAGACGTGAACTTAGTGCAAAG GTCGAGCAGTTGGAACAAGAGTTATCAGAGCTAAGGCAAGCTCTATCAGACAAGCAGGAACAGGAGCAAGCAATGCTTCAG ATCCTGATGCGTGTGGAGCAAGAACAGAAAGTCACAGAGGATGCCCGCATCTGCGCTGAGCAAGATGCTGCTTCTCAGAAATATGCTGCGCATGTTCTCCAG GAGAAGTACGAGGAAGCAATGGCTTCACTTGCACAAATGGAGAACAGAGCAGTTATGGCGGAAACAATGCTAGAGGCAACGCTTCAGTACCAATCTGGTCAGCAGAAAGCACAGCTGCcgtctccttctccttctccaag AACCCCAACACGAGATGGATCACCTGGTCAAGCGAACCAAGATTCATCACAGGAGTTCCAGCCTAGAAGAATAAGTTTGCTTGCTCCATTTTCCCACGGCTGGCGAGACAAGAACAAG GGCAAGCAGAACGGCACTGATGAGTCAACAAATGGCAAGCTGAATAATAACACTGGAAGGGTTGAAACACCCAAGAAGTACGATGAAAGGCAGGGTGACTCGCCAAAAGAGGATGAAGAAAGAATAGAAACACCCAAACGAGAGAGCGAGCCCAGATTAGAGGTGCCCAAAATGGATGGCGATATACCAAGTGTGGAAAGGAGCACAAAAGATATGGACGGGCAGGAAGATCAGTTGGAGGAAATAAAATTGGATTGA